A single region of the Octopus bimaculoides isolate UCB-OBI-ISO-001 chromosome 6, ASM119413v2, whole genome shotgun sequence genome encodes:
- the LOC106867237 gene encoding uncharacterized protein LOC106867237, producing MAKHNKEKTSTGSSKSDSPAILSPATAAPVNLSQKQMSYSPNQKKYATLQKKSPVLLPNILPNILRKNYLGTLQTPSTQNFQIVCATPEVQSPPVSAKVSEAVSPIIITIPGAVNSFGYQSLLFGSSNKQIPVSSVPLTSVTESSATKAFASNVPTATTTSLAPYALATNVQVNNQNQDILGFFIPPNLVTPTLPVVSPVNTAKYKILPYAKFPQSLEPGVMNLIATTPYSNIYSPSNIPPSNVQSNSLTTNSNVVSPSVSSSNNIYTYKTMVTDAPKTNPPVSNQSVIGINVYKPKLKPNSSDKNTSKYLEQTPATSYNSLLINNKTISKLLGHKPEIYPKLLFQPGEKEEMPDQSDCGNNIKVEAVWSVRDVERNLSDGTFIDLDLVEPLSGDCLESSKPSQQSLKSTLESVKKTLDSNAIVIDDRTVFEPAENNLSRVTEPESGKLIVESPHSNVISKKESTSEESNLVVSSNVDNVTKIKTEPLDLKTTSINVNLYPKEKNELYGGNFYICGFSNCSFSSLVQDEFVEHLRCVHSKQKKDYVCAHCGQAFPVIDCFLKHLSTHVSTDMFLLYSCSLCGFNTNLVKMFVQHNDSVHSEEKEFCCAYCGLIFQCSAELLQHLQLNLLKYVHCPHCEAKNSQRQQILKHIQVKHPGKSKCIFVTSQIICKEKQKVLNDVVNLLSDESDCD from the coding sequence ATGGCCAAGCACAACAAGGAAAAAACCTCTACTGGATCTTCAAAAAGTGATTCACCTGCTATTTTATCACCTGCAACAGCTGCACCTGTTAATCTTTCACAAAAGCAAATGTCTTACTCACCCaatcagaaaaaatatgcaaCTCTTCAGAAGAAATCTCCTGTTTTATTGCCAAATATATTGCCAAATATATTACGAAAAAATTATTTAGGCACTTTACAAACACCTTCGACACAGAATTTTCAAATCGTTTGTGCTACACCTGAAGTTCAGAGTCCTCCAGTTTCAGCCAAAGTTTCTGAAGCTGTGtcacctattattattactattccagGCGCAGTCAATTCTTTTGGTTACCAGTCACTTCTCTTTGGAtcttcaaacaaacaaatacctGTAAGTTCAGTTCCTCTCACTTCTGTGACTGAATCATCTGCTACAAAGGCATTTGCTTCCAATGTTCCAACTGCAACTACCACTTCCCTTGCTCCATATGCACTTGCAACCAATGTTCAGGTTAATAACCAAAATCAAGACATTTTAGGATTTTTTATTCCCCCTAATTTGGTAACACCTACTCTACCTGTAGTTTCACCAGTTAATACTGCCAAATACAAAATACTGCCATATGCAAAATTCCCTCAAtctttggagcctggtgtaatgAATCTTATTGCAACTACACCTTATTCAAACATATATTCTCCATCAAATATCCCACCCTCTAATGTTCAGTCTAATTCACTGACAACCAACTCGAATGTAGTTTCTCCTAGTGTGTCGTCATCTAATAATATTTACACGTATAAGACTATGGTGACTGATGCACCTAAAACGAACCCTCCTGTGTCAAACCAAAGTGTAATTGGCATCAATGTCTACAAACCAAAATTGAAACCAAATTCTTCCgacaaaaatacttcaaaatatttgGAACAGACTCCTGCTACTTCCTACAACAGTTTActcataaacaataaaacaatttctAAACTACTTGGACATAAACCTGAGATTTATCCAAAGCTATTATTCCAACCAGGTGAAAAGGAAGAAATGCCTGACCAGTCAGATTGTGGCAACAACATTAAGGTGGAAGCAGTTTGGTCTGTGAGAGATGTCGAGAGGAATCTATCAGATGGAACGTTTATTGACTTGGATCTGGTGGAGCCTTTGTCTGGTGACTGTTTGGAGTCAAGTAAACCGTCTCAACAATCACTTAAGAGTACTTTGGAGTCTGTAAAGAAAACATTAGATTCTAATGCGATTGTGATTGATGATAGAACAGTGTTTGAACCTGCTGAAAATAATTTATCCAGAGTAACTGAACCTGAATCTGGGAAGTTGATTGTGGAATCTCCACATTCAAATGTGATATCAAAAAAAGAGTCCACATCTGAGGAATCTAATTTAGTAGTTTCTTCAAATGTTGACAATGttactaaaataaaaacagagcCACTCGATTTAAAGACTACCAGTATTAATGTAAATCTCTATCCTAAAGAGAAAAATGAACTCTATGGTGGGAACTTTTATATATGTGGATTTTCAAATTGTTCTTTTTCTAGCCTTGTGCAAGATGAATTTGTAGAGCATTTACGTTGTGTACATAGTAAACAGAAAAAGGATTATGTTTGTGCACACTGTGGCCAAGCATTTCCAGTTATTGACTGCTTTTTAAAACACTTATCTACTCATGTCTCTACAGACatgtttcttctttattcttgttCCCTTTGTGGTTTTAACACAAATCTTGTCAAAATGTTTGTACAACACAATGATTCCGTTCACTCAGAGGAGAAAGAATTCTGCTGCGCATATTGTGGCCTCATATTTCAATGTAGTGCTGAGCTCTTGCAGCACTTGCAACTGAACTTGCTGAAATATGTGCACTGTCCGCACTGTGAGGCTAAAAATAGTCAACGACAGCAAATTTTGAAACATATTCAAGTAAAGCATCCTGGAAAGTCAAAATGCATTTTTGTAACGAGTCAAAtaatatgtaaagaaaaacagaaagtctTAAATGATGTTGTGAACTTGTTGTCTGATGAGTCTGATTGTGACTGA
- the LOC106867236 gene encoding small nuclear ribonucleoprotein Sm D3, which produces MSIGVPIKVLHEAEGHTVTCETTTGEVYRGKLVEAEDNMNCQMSNINVTYRDGRVATLENVFIRGSKIRFLILPDMLKNAPMFKKVQGKGGTSGGAGRGKSAILRAQAARGRGRGGRGNVFQRRK; this is translated from the exons ATGTCTATTGGCGTTCCAATCAAGGTGCTGCACGAAGCAGAAGGTCACACCGTGACCTGTGAAACTACAACAGGCGAAGTTTACCGAGGAAAATTGGTCGAAGCCGAAGACAACATGAATTGCCAAATGTCCAATATTAATGTAACATATCGCGATGGACGTGTGGCTACGTTGGAGAATGTGTTTATTCGCGGTAGTAAAATACGATTTTTGATTTTACCAGATATGTTAAAGAATGCTCCCATGTTTAAGAAAGTCCAGGGCAAAGGTGGAACCAGCGGCGGAGCTGGCCGCGGAAAATCTGCTATTTTACGTGCGCAAG ctGCCCGAGGTCGAGGTCGTGGAGGTCGAGGAAATGTGTTCCAAAgaagaaaatag